A genomic region of Bosea sp. 124 contains the following coding sequences:
- a CDS encoding YdcF family protein has product MGNGISRTLEIMHGFAALRPPINSLCGIALFVTALFVVARPIGFSMARNQAGEMPTVAAGIIVLGGGLGTFLQYPKLDASSLPYSRVGKAVQMAKAYPEATILYTGRESSPGPIPVFQRAGIAHQRILWEDRSSNTAENATFSAALVHPQPMQRWILVTDDWHMARAEACFRQAGFNVTPAPVKRLGSATSWTRYQEALGRFAYAVLGLCSR; this is encoded by the coding sequence ATGGGCAACGGAATCAGCAGGACGCTTGAGATCATGCACGGATTTGCCGCTTTGCGACCGCCGATCAACTCCCTTTGCGGCATTGCTCTGTTCGTCACAGCGCTTTTCGTTGTGGCACGGCCAATCGGCTTTTCAATGGCTCGAAACCAGGCTGGCGAGATGCCGACAGTCGCTGCCGGCATCATCGTCCTCGGCGGAGGGCTCGGCACGTTCCTTCAATATCCAAAGCTGGACGCATCATCACTGCCTTATTCGCGCGTCGGCAAGGCTGTCCAGATGGCGAAAGCCTATCCCGAAGCGACGATTCTCTATACAGGCCGCGAGAGCTCGCCGGGTCCGATACCGGTATTCCAACGCGCCGGCATCGCCCATCAGCGCATCTTATGGGAGGATCGTTCCAGCAATACCGCCGAGAATGCGACCTTCTCGGCTGCTTTGGTGCATCCACAGCCGATGCAGCGCTGGATCCTAGTGACAGATGATTGGCACATGGCTCGGGCGGAAGCGTGCTTTCGGCAGGCCGGCTTCAATGTGACGCCAGCACCGGTCAAACGCCTTGGCTCTGCAACCAGCTGGACGCGCTATCAAGAAGCTTTGGGCCGCTTCGCCTACGCCGTTCTGGGTCTTTGCAGTCGATAG
- a CDS encoding undecaprenyl-phosphate glucose phosphotransferase, whose translation MSINEQTLPPASAIEARALAWRHWLWLVTAAIDGLVVMVTVALVALSYHLQAYGQVPPDQITLELASMLAAIFVFINALRGRYQLANYLSAKGQMASAFSVWNITMVVFVAILFLTKIVDHYSRAVILASYLSGIPVIALARSTMVRTISLASKTGRITSERIFLIGREPDVMSFVSRHQPWNVGFSIVDVAFLRSNDARRINDPAAALAADLTNAVANCRAKRPDAVFIALPWSDQETIDACIDAFMNLPVAIHLTPEKIMDRFRTPHIVRTGDLSSLRLTRPPLSSAAIALKRIFDVVAASLILVLAMPLLLIVAILIRLDSPGSILFRQRRYGFNQEAFRILKFRTMSADDDGSVIVQAKLNDPRVTNVGRMLRRYNIDELPQLINVLKGQMSLVGPRPHALAHDIAFEQKIALYARRHNVKPGITGWAQVNGLRGETDTDEKMAKRIAFDHWYIDNWSFWLDIAILFRTLLSKKAFMNAR comes from the coding sequence ATGAGCATCAACGAGCAAACGCTCCCCCCGGCCTCGGCAATCGAGGCCCGCGCCCTTGCCTGGCGGCATTGGCTCTGGCTTGTCACCGCGGCCATAGATGGTCTCGTTGTGATGGTGACCGTCGCGTTGGTCGCCCTGAGCTATCACCTACAGGCCTATGGCCAAGTTCCGCCGGACCAGATCACACTCGAACTTGCGTCGATGCTTGCGGCGATCTTCGTATTTATCAATGCTCTGCGCGGTCGCTACCAACTCGCCAACTATCTCTCGGCAAAGGGACAGATGGCCTCAGCCTTTTCGGTCTGGAACATAACGATGGTCGTGTTCGTCGCCATCCTCTTCTTAACCAAGATCGTCGATCACTACTCACGCGCGGTCATCCTGGCGAGCTACCTCAGCGGCATTCCCGTTATCGCGTTGGCACGCTCCACTATGGTGCGGACCATTTCGCTGGCCAGCAAGACCGGCCGCATCACCAGTGAGCGAATCTTCCTAATTGGTCGCGAGCCCGATGTGATGTCGTTCGTCTCACGTCATCAACCCTGGAACGTCGGCTTCTCCATAGTCGATGTCGCTTTCCTGCGCAGCAATGATGCCCGCCGAATCAACGATCCTGCGGCTGCGCTTGCTGCCGACCTCACCAACGCCGTGGCGAACTGCCGGGCCAAGCGGCCGGATGCTGTGTTTATCGCGCTGCCTTGGTCGGACCAGGAGACTATCGATGCCTGCATTGACGCCTTCATGAACCTTCCCGTCGCGATTCACCTCACACCAGAGAAGATCATGGACCGTTTCCGGACGCCTCATATCGTCCGAACCGGCGACCTATCGAGCTTGCGCCTGACGCGCCCACCACTCTCCTCCGCGGCAATTGCCCTCAAGCGCATTTTCGACGTCGTCGCCGCCTCGCTGATCCTAGTTCTGGCGATGCCGCTCTTGCTCATCGTAGCCATCCTCATTCGGCTGGACTCGCCAGGATCAATATTGTTTCGCCAGCGTCGTTACGGCTTCAACCAGGAGGCTTTCCGCATCCTAAAGTTCAGAACAATGAGCGCCGACGACGACGGCAGCGTTATTGTGCAAGCAAAATTAAACGACCCACGCGTTACCAACGTCGGCCGCATGCTGCGCCGCTACAACATCGACGAGCTGCCGCAACTGATCAACGTGCTGAAGGGGCAGATGTCCCTCGTGGGCCCTCGTCCCCACGCTCTCGCTCATGACATAGCTTTTGAGCAGAAAATCGCGCTCTACGCTAGGCGTCACAACGTCAAACCGGGCATAACCGGCTGGGCACAAGTCAATGGCCTACGCGGCGAGACGGATACCGATGAGAAGATGGCCAAGCGCATTGCCTTCGACCATTGGTACATCGACAACTGGTCCTTCTGGCTGGACATAGCAATTCTTTTTCGCACTCTGCTCAGTAAGAAGGCGTTTATGAACGCCCGTTGA
- a CDS encoding VanZ family protein, with product MNDIENCIRRIASVFGWSAVLAIAFVTVAPVESRPHLAETGPDIERFLAFVLLAGALAVAYPKRRSLVLALAIGLAIALEAAQLMQPSRHGRPHDAIVKVAGAIVGTTLAILIERLARKLRRNR from the coding sequence TTGAATGATATCGAAAACTGTATCCGGAGGATCGCATCTGTCTTCGGCTGGAGTGCAGTGCTGGCCATCGCATTTGTGACCGTGGCACCTGTTGAAAGCCGGCCTCACCTTGCCGAAACAGGGCCCGATATCGAACGCTTTCTCGCGTTCGTTCTCCTCGCGGGAGCCCTTGCTGTGGCCTACCCGAAACGGCGTAGCCTTGTACTGGCTTTGGCGATTGGGCTCGCCATCGCCCTTGAGGCGGCTCAATTGATGCAACCTTCGCGCCACGGACGCCCACATGATGCCATCGTAAAAGTGGCTGGAGCTATAGTCGGAACCACGCTTGCTATCCTGATCGAAAGGCTCGCGCGCAAATTGCGCCGGAATCGATAG
- a CDS encoding helix-turn-helix domain-containing protein: MDHNLHHGCAGLRAEPNCLTCETRPFSVCSVLSGEELTMLNALAHPVRFGPKDTLLVQGQAAPTVYNITSGTARLYTLLPDGRRQIVGFALPGDFIGLSMHETASISVDAIDSVGACAFPRVTYSALADAKPFLLRRLHDLATHELTLAQEQMMLLGRRSAEEKIICFLLTMQQRWARIGRSSVTVPLPMSRQDIADFLGLTIETVSRTLTRLARDRMILLVPDGVRLLNTNHLQLVAAA; this comes from the coding sequence GTGGATCACAACCTGCACCATGGCTGCGCCGGCCTCCGCGCCGAGCCGAACTGCCTGACCTGCGAAACCCGGCCCTTCAGCGTCTGCTCCGTCCTTTCGGGGGAAGAGCTGACCATGCTCAACGCGCTCGCCCATCCGGTCCGCTTTGGCCCGAAGGACACGCTCCTGGTGCAGGGGCAGGCCGCGCCGACCGTCTACAACATCACCTCCGGCACGGCGCGGCTCTACACGCTCCTGCCCGATGGGCGCCGGCAGATCGTCGGCTTCGCGCTGCCGGGCGATTTCATCGGCCTGTCGATGCACGAAACCGCCAGCATCTCTGTCGATGCGATCGATTCGGTCGGCGCCTGCGCCTTCCCGCGTGTGACCTACTCCGCCTTGGCTGATGCAAAACCCTTCCTGCTGCGCCGGCTGCATGATCTCGCGACCCATGAACTGACGCTGGCGCAGGAGCAGATGATGTTGCTCGGCCGCCGCAGCGCCGAGGAGAAGATCATCTGCTTCCTCCTGACCATGCAGCAGCGCTGGGCCCGCATCGGCCGTTCGTCGGTGACCGTGCCGCTACCGATGAGCCGCCAGGACATTGCCGATTTCCTCGGCCTGACGATCGAAACGGTGAGCCGGACGCTGACACGGCTGGCCCGCGATCGCATGATCCTGCTCGTTCCAGACGGGGTCCGGCTGCTCAACACGAACCACCTGCAACTGGTCGCCGCAGCCTGA
- a CDS encoding aspartate/glutamate racemase family protein translates to MTITIATPQSRRIARGGKAIYGAPLGILMLEARFPRILGDMGNGATWPFPVLYRVVGGASPDKVVLKGAAGLLPDFIAAAQDLVRLGAEAITTNCGFLSLFQRELAAAVGVPVATSSLMQVPWVQATLPPGKRVGLVTVSAGSLSPAHLEGAGVPLDTPVAGTENGVEFFRVLIKAEKDDMDIDLAERDVVNAALDLIARHPDIGAIVLECTNMPPYAAAVQAATGLPVHDIYSMITWFHTGLRPRVFR, encoded by the coding sequence ATGACGATCACCATTGCCACCCCCCAGAGCCGGCGGATCGCACGCGGCGGCAAGGCGATCTATGGGGCGCCGCTGGGCATCCTGATGCTGGAGGCGCGATTTCCGCGGATTCTGGGCGATATGGGCAATGGCGCCACCTGGCCCTTCCCTGTGCTGTACCGGGTCGTTGGCGGTGCCAGCCCCGACAAGGTCGTGCTCAAGGGCGCGGCCGGGTTGCTGCCGGACTTCATCGCGGCGGCGCAGGATCTCGTCCGGCTCGGTGCCGAAGCCATCACCACGAATTGCGGCTTCCTGTCGCTGTTCCAGCGCGAGCTGGCGGCGGCGGTCGGCGTGCCGGTAGCGACCTCTTCGCTGATGCAGGTGCCCTGGGTGCAGGCGACGCTACCGCCCGGCAAGCGCGTCGGGTTGGTCACGGTCTCGGCCGGCAGCTTGAGCCCTGCGCATCTCGAAGGCGCGGGGGTGCCGCTCGACACGCCGGTCGCCGGCACGGAGAACGGGGTCGAGTTCTTCCGGGTGCTGATCAAGGCAGAGAAGGACGACATGGACATCGATCTGGCGGAGCGCGATGTCGTCAACGCGGCGTTGGATTTGATCGCGCGGCATCCCGATATCGGGGCGATCGTGCTCGAATGCACGAACATGCCGCCCTATGCCGCGGCGGTTCAGGCTGCGACCGGTCTGCCGGTCCATGACATCTATTCGATGATCACATGGTTCCATACGGGTCTAAGACCGCGCGTTTTTAGATAG
- a CDS encoding FkbM family methyltransferase, protein MCEGRRGGRFAEIGAFDGILHSNTFYLETDHGWSGVLVEPNPLLFAKLAASRRATCLERAVHREGGQFLSFVASQEIGTLAEYAEADGYAEHRRQAISENGLITVETVTFDAMAQADGSGEAGFDYVSLDTEGSELDILRTIDLARQAIALFTIEHNFVEPRRETMRTLLAEAGYHRLNVGFDDWYWHEGHLRERNGGTLPDIAAINAHVKSIYLDGGP, encoded by the coding sequence ATGTGCGAGGGTCGGCGTGGCGGGCGCTTCGCCGAGATCGGCGCCTTCGACGGCATTCTCCACAGCAACACCTTCTACCTGGAGACCGACCATGGCTGGAGCGGCGTGCTGGTCGAGCCGAACCCGCTCCTGTTCGCGAAGCTCGCCGCCAGCCGCCGCGCGACCTGCCTCGAACGCGCCGTTCATCGCGAGGGCGGGCAGTTCCTCTCCTTCGTCGCCTCGCAGGAGATCGGCACGCTCGCCGAATATGCCGAGGCCGACGGCTATGCCGAGCATCGAAGACAGGCGATCAGCGAGAATGGCCTGATCACCGTCGAGACCGTCACCTTCGACGCGATGGCGCAGGCCGATGGCAGCGGCGAAGCCGGTTTCGACTATGTCTCGCTCGACACCGAGGGCTCGGAGCTCGACATCCTCAGAACGATCGATCTCGCCCGGCAGGCCATCGCGCTCTTCACCATCGAGCATAACTTCGTCGAACCACGTCGCGAGACCATGCGCACCCTGCTCGCCGAGGCCGGTTATCACCGGCTGAATGTCGGCTTCGACGACTGGTACTGGCACGAGGGTCATCTGCGCGAACGCAATGGCGGCACCCTGCCCGACATCGCCGCCATCAATGCGCATGTGAAGAGCATCTATCTGGACGGCGGGCCGTAG
- the araD gene encoding L-arabinonate dehydratase, translating into MSHPRKTPDTLRSKRWFGASDLRSFGHRSRALQMGFGHDEFMGKPVIGIINTWSEINPCHTHLRDRADAVKRAVWASGGFPVEIPVMSVSEQYQKPTTMLYRNFLAMETEESIRSHPLDGAVLLGGCDKSTPALIMGACSAGLPFIFVPAGPMLRGNWAGKVLGSGADVWKYWAEKEAGNITDDQWKDMESGIARSHGTCMVMGTAATMMSHAEVLGLTLPGASAIPAADAAHPRMAAAAGKRIVEMVWEDLTPDRILTRKSFENALTVHMAVAGSTNAIIHLIAMAGRAGVSLTPDDFDKFSRTVPVIANLRPSGEFLMEDFFYAGGLPALLKQLESKLHTDAMTVTGRPIAETIALATVYDDNVIRPLDRAVSTENGLAVLKGNIAPDGCVIKPSAAEPRLLKHAGPALVFEDYDAMMKAVNDETLDVTADHIMVLKNCGPVGGPGMPEWGMMPIPRKLLKQGVRDMLRISDARMSGTSYGACVLHVAPEAYIKGPLAAVRTGDVISVDVEARTISVNLTDAEIAGRLKTWTPPDRDYPRGYGKMSAAHIRQADKGCDFDYLEGTAKIPEPEIH; encoded by the coding sequence ATGTCCCACCCCCGCAAGACGCCCGACACGCTGCGCTCGAAGCGCTGGTTCGGCGCCAGCGATTTGCGCTCCTTCGGCCATCGCTCGCGGGCGCTGCAGATGGGCTTCGGCCATGACGAGTTCATGGGCAAGCCGGTCATCGGCATCATCAACACCTGGTCCGAGATCAACCCCTGCCACACCCATCTGCGCGACCGTGCGGACGCGGTGAAGCGCGCCGTCTGGGCTAGCGGAGGCTTCCCGGTCGAAATCCCCGTGATGTCGGTCTCGGAGCAGTACCAGAAGCCGACGACGATGCTCTATCGCAACTTCCTGGCGATGGAGACCGAGGAATCGATCCGCTCCCACCCGCTCGACGGCGCCGTGCTGCTCGGCGGCTGCGACAAGTCCACGCCAGCGCTCATCATGGGCGCCTGCAGCGCCGGCCTGCCCTTCATCTTCGTGCCCGCCGGGCCGATGCTGCGCGGCAACTGGGCCGGCAAGGTGCTGGGGTCCGGCGCCGACGTCTGGAAATACTGGGCCGAGAAGGAAGCCGGCAACATCACCGACGACCAGTGGAAGGACATGGAAAGCGGCATCGCCCGCTCGCATGGCACCTGCATGGTGATGGGCACGGCGGCGACCATGATGAGCCATGCCGAGGTGCTGGGTCTGACGTTGCCGGGCGCCTCCGCCATCCCCGCCGCCGATGCAGCGCATCCCCGCATGGCCGCCGCTGCCGGCAAGCGCATCGTCGAGATGGTCTGGGAGGATCTGACGCCCGACCGCATCCTGACGCGCAAGAGCTTCGAGAACGCGCTGACCGTGCACATGGCGGTGGCCGGCTCGACCAATGCCATCATCCACCTGATCGCCATGGCCGGCCGTGCCGGCGTCTCGCTGACGCCGGACGATTTCGACAAGTTCTCGCGCACGGTCCCGGTCATCGCCAATCTGCGACCATCGGGCGAATTCCTGATGGAGGACTTTTTCTATGCCGGCGGCCTGCCAGCCCTGCTGAAGCAGCTCGAGAGCAAGCTCCACACCGACGCCATGACCGTGACCGGCAGGCCGATCGCAGAAACGATCGCGCTCGCCACCGTCTATGACGACAACGTCATCCGGCCGCTCGACAGGGCCGTCTCGACCGAAAACGGGCTCGCCGTGCTCAAGGGCAACATTGCGCCCGATGGCTGCGTCATCAAGCCCTCGGCCGCCGAGCCGCGCCTGCTGAAGCATGCCGGCCCCGCGCTCGTCTTCGAGGATTACGATGCGATGATGAAGGCGGTGAACGACGAGACGCTCGACGTCACCGCCGATCACATCATGGTCCTGAAGAATTGCGGCCCCGTCGGCGGCCCCGGCATGCCGGAATGGGGCATGATGCCGATCCCGCGCAAGCTCCTGAAGCAGGGCGTGCGCGACATGCTGCGCATCTCTGACGCCCGCATGTCGGGCACCAGCTACGGCGCTTGCGTCCTGCACGTCGCGCCCGAGGCCTATATCAAGGGTCCGCTCGCGGCGGTCCGGACCGGCGACGTCATCAGCGTCGACGTCGAGGCCCGAACCATCTCGGTCAACCTGACCGACGCCGAGATCGCCGGGCGCCTGAAGACATGGACACCGCCCGACCGCGACTATCCGCGCGGCTATGGAAAGATGTCGGCCGCCCATATCCGCCAGGCCGACAAGGGCTGCGACTTCGACTATCTCGAGGGCACGGCAAAGATTCCGGAGCCGGAGATTCACTGA
- a CDS encoding dihydrodipicolinate synthase family protein, with product MTNDKGRRDALRTALRGISGVHVTAWSADGEADWAVTGKIVARIAQAGIHNIVSAGNTGEFYPMTTDEVVRSHAVAAEAAAGRARVTAGIGRSLREAVSTGKLAATAGCDAVMVHHPLDPFAAPQSQADYIIAIAEALTLPLVAYIRSDAIGVKDLVRVATHPNVAGVKFASNNMMLLAECVRATQGTSANWICGLAEGWAAPFYALGARGFTSGLINVAPERSLAVWHALEKGDYAAARVEVDAIAGFETLRTKYGNGANVTVVKEALGLLGTPVGPVRLPGLPELNAAEKSELRQIVSGWGALRAAAE from the coding sequence ATGACGAATGACAAGGGTCGCCGGGACGCCCTGAGGACGGCGCTGCGCGGCATCTCGGGCGTGCATGTCACGGCCTGGAGCGCCGATGGCGAGGCCGACTGGGCGGTGACGGGCAAAATCGTTGCCCGTATCGCACAAGCCGGCATTCACAACATCGTCTCGGCCGGCAACACCGGCGAGTTCTATCCCATGACGACCGACGAGGTCGTGCGCAGCCATGCGGTCGCCGCCGAAGCCGCTGCCGGCAGGGCGCGGGTCACGGCCGGCATCGGCCGCTCGCTCAGGGAGGCGGTCTCGACCGGCAAGCTCGCCGCCACGGCGGGCTGCGATGCGGTGATGGTGCATCACCCGCTCGACCCCTTTGCGGCACCGCAATCCCAGGCCGACTACATCATCGCCATCGCCGAGGCACTGACGCTCCCGCTCGTGGCCTATATCCGCTCCGATGCGATCGGCGTGAAGGACCTCGTCCGCGTCGCGACCCACCCGAACGTCGCCGGCGTGAAGTTCGCCTCGAACAACATGATGCTGCTGGCCGAATGCGTGCGCGCCACGCAGGGCACAAGTGCGAACTGGATCTGCGGCCTCGCCGAGGGCTGGGCCGCGCCCTTCTATGCGCTCGGCGCCCGCGGCTTCACCTCCGGCCTGATCAATGTCGCGCCCGAGCGTTCGCTGGCCGTCTGGCACGCGCTGGAAAAAGGCGACTACGCCGCCGCCCGCGTCGAGGTCGATGCCATCGCCGGCTTCGAAACGCTGCGCACCAAATATGGCAACGGCGCCAATGTCACCGTGGTCAAGGAGGCGCTCGGGCTGTTGGGCACGCCGGTCGGCCCTGTCCGCCTGCCCGGCCTGCCGGAACTGAACGCGGCCGAGAAGTCCGAACTGCGCCAGATCGTCTCCGGCTGGGGCGCGCTGCGCGCGGCGGCGGAGTAG
- a CDS encoding GntR family transcriptional regulator, whose protein sequence is MSEPLTIEPVAPHLLRSLREHVHERLRRAIVAGRFRNGERLNERHLAEMLGVSTTPVKDAIRRLESEGLVRTEARRGVFVEFSARQALEMALGRAALESVMTHIAANRVSDADIAEIARLIEEMAHATQHSALEDIVTLNEAYHGAIHRISGCTYLERRLDGQRMYDHAQRIALLSEPSERGQGFEEHRSIFDALRAREPALAEQRMRAHIVRSAKAHVRQVFGADAEGLNYDE, encoded by the coding sequence ATGTCTGAGCCGCTCACGATCGAACCTGTCGCGCCGCATCTGCTGCGCTCCCTGCGCGAGCATGTGCATGAGCGCCTGCGCCGGGCGATCGTCGCGGGCCGGTTCCGCAACGGCGAACGCCTGAACGAGCGTCATCTGGCCGAAATGCTCGGTGTCAGTACCACCCCCGTGAAGGATGCCATCCGCCGGCTGGAAAGCGAGGGGCTGGTCCGCACCGAGGCGCGCCGCGGCGTCTTCGTCGAATTCTCGGCACGTCAGGCCCTGGAGATGGCGCTCGGCCGCGCCGCGCTCGAAAGCGTCATGACCCATATCGCCGCCAACCGGGTAAGCGACGCCGACATCGCCGAGATCGCGCGCCTGATCGAGGAGATGGCCCACGCCACGCAGCACAGCGCGCTTGAGGACATCGTCACGCTGAACGAGGCCTATCACGGCGCGATCCACCGCATTTCCGGCTGCACTTATCTGGAGCGACGGCTCGACGGCCAGCGCATGTACGATCACGCCCAGCGCATCGCGCTTTTGTCCGAACCGTCCGAACGCGGCCAGGGCTTCGAGGAACATCGCTCGATTTTCGACGCGCTGAGGGCAAGGGAGCCCGCGCTCGCGGAACAACGGATGCGCGCCCACATCGTCCGCTCGGCGAAAGCCCATGTGCGGCAGGTCTTCGGCGCCGATGCGGAAGGGTTGAACTATGACGAATGA
- a CDS encoding tripartite tricarboxylate transporter substrate binding protein: protein MTMTRRAMIAAACLLSAPAALAQADYPGGKVVTIVVPFAAGGTTDLLGRVLADRLGARLGGKFIVENRPGAGGNTGVAAVARSTPDGYTLTMGTVSTHAINPAVYAKMPFDHIKDFSPISQVASVPNILMVNVDLPVKTVPELIDLLKKNPNKYSFGSSGAGTSTHMAAELFKVSTGTDMVHVPYRSSGQVTQDLLSGQIQITFDNITIAWPHVEAGKIRALATATPERLAVAKDMPALAEFIPGYAAASWHGFFAPSGVPKEIVAKLSAETQAIMREPAVIEQMKKLGVDPVGSSQEQFTAHIAAETKRWADVAQKANVRIE, encoded by the coding sequence ATGACGATGACACGCAGGGCGATGATCGCCGCGGCATGCCTGCTGAGCGCTCCGGCCGCGCTGGCGCAGGCCGACTATCCGGGCGGCAAGGTGGTGACCATCGTGGTGCCGTTCGCAGCGGGTGGCACGACCGATCTGCTCGGTCGCGTGCTGGCAGACCGGCTCGGCGCCAGGCTTGGTGGCAAGTTCATCGTCGAGAACCGGCCCGGCGCCGGCGGCAACACCGGCGTGGCGGCTGTCGCCCGTTCGACGCCTGACGGCTATACCCTGACCATGGGCACGGTTTCGACCCATGCGATCAACCCGGCCGTCTACGCCAAGATGCCGTTCGACCACATCAAGGACTTTTCGCCGATCTCACAGGTCGCGAGCGTTCCCAACATCCTGATGGTCAATGTCGACCTGCCGGTGAAGACCGTTCCGGAACTGATCGACCTGCTCAAGAAAAACCCGAACAAATATTCGTTCGGTTCGTCGGGAGCCGGCACCTCGACCCATATGGCGGCGGAACTCTTCAAGGTCTCGACCGGCACCGACATGGTGCATGTGCCCTATCGTTCGAGCGGGCAGGTGACGCAGGACCTGCTCTCGGGCCAGATCCAGATCACCTTCGACAACATCACCATCGCCTGGCCGCATGTCGAGGCCGGCAAGATCAGGGCGCTGGCGACCGCCACGCCCGAACGCCTCGCCGTCGCCAAGGACATGCCCGCGCTGGCCGAGTTCATTCCGGGCTACGCGGCGGCCTCCTGGCATGGCTTCTTCGCGCCATCGGGCGTGCCCAAGGAGATCGTGGCCAAGCTCTCGGCGGAAACGCAGGCGATCATGCGCGAGCCGGCCGTCATCGAGCAGATGAAGAAGCTCGGCGTCGATCCCGTCGGTTCGAGCCAGGAGCAGTTCACCGCTCACATCGCGGCCGAAACCAAGCGCTGGGCCGATGTGGCGCAGAAGGCGAATGTCCGGATCGAGTGA
- a CDS encoding ribonuclease activity regulator RraA yields MTSTALTDDNRTKLKRVSTATLTTALFKRGFRNVFIQDVRPLSQKSESMVGEAFTLRYIPAREDLDHLGTFEGTQHPQRRAVEDCPAGHVMVIDSRKDPRAASAGGILVSRLMQRGVAGIVTDGGLRDSPEIAGMAIPAYHNRPSAPTNLIRHHALDINAPIACGDVAVYPGDIIVGDGEGVCVIPAHLANEIAPEVYEQTAYEDFVAERVRGGQGLFGLYPANAETKAEFAKWRPGWS; encoded by the coding sequence ATGACATCGACTGCCCTCACCGACGACAACCGCACCAAGCTCAAGCGCGTCTCGACCGCGACGCTGACGACGGCCCTGTTCAAGCGCGGATTCCGCAATGTCTTCATCCAGGACGTGCGGCCGCTGAGCCAGAAGTCCGAGTCGATGGTCGGGGAGGCGTTCACGCTGCGCTACATCCCGGCGCGGGAGGATCTCGATCATCTCGGCACATTCGAGGGCACGCAGCATCCGCAGCGCCGCGCAGTCGAAGACTGCCCGGCGGGCCATGTCATGGTGATCGACAGCCGCAAGGACCCGCGCGCGGCGTCCGCCGGCGGCATCCTGGTGTCGCGGCTGATGCAGCGCGGCGTCGCCGGCATCGTCACCGATGGCGGCCTGCGCGACTCGCCCGAGATCGCCGGGATGGCGATCCCGGCCTATCACAACCGACCGAGCGCGCCGACGAATCTGATCCGCCACCATGCGCTCGACATCAATGCGCCGATCGCCTGCGGCGACGTCGCGGTCTATCCCGGCGACATCATCGTCGGCGACGGGGAAGGCGTCTGCGTCATCCCCGCCCATCTCGCCAACGAGATCGCGCCGGAGGTCTACGAGCAGACGGCCTATGAGGATTTCGTCGCTGAACGCGTGCGCGGCGGCCAGGGCCTGTTCGGACTCTATCCGGCCAATGCCGAGACCAAGGCCGAATTCGCGAAATGGCGGCCCGGCTGGTCCTGA